A portion of the Pedobacter cryoconitis genome contains these proteins:
- a CDS encoding efflux RND transporter periplasmic adaptor subunit, whose product MKRGIITVILIIVVIGAIALVLKNNKKKNDAQTALVAQGSGAISVRVAPVKKVAVDLDFSANGNFIPKKELNFLSENAGRITKIYVEEGDRVHKGQILAHIDAEIINTDKETAQAALDNAIRDEARYVSSFKTGGVTQQQLDQAKLATRNAKLRLQGSARRVSDANIKSPIDGIVNKKYIETGAFVTAQGTQLFELVDVSKLKLKVNVNEGQVANLKVGETVQIKSNVFPSDNFSGKITFIAAKADETLNFPIEIEVDNNHKNTIKAGMYGTAIFKFPAQVATITIPRGSFVGSVSSNEVFVLGEGNTAKQRKVVAGRIIGDQVEILDGLKEGETVIISGQINLVDGSPVAIIK is encoded by the coding sequence ATGAAAAGAGGAATTATAACAGTCATTCTAATTATAGTTGTTATCGGAGCTATTGCTTTGGTACTTAAAAACAATAAGAAGAAAAATGACGCGCAAACGGCTTTGGTAGCTCAGGGAAGTGGTGCTATCAGTGTACGCGTGGCTCCAGTGAAAAAAGTAGCCGTTGATTTGGATTTTAGTGCAAATGGTAATTTTATACCAAAAAAAGAATTGAACTTTTTGTCAGAAAATGCAGGCCGTATCACAAAAATATATGTAGAAGAAGGCGACCGCGTACATAAAGGACAGATTTTGGCACATATTGATGCTGAGATTATCAATACAGATAAAGAAACTGCACAAGCTGCATTAGACAATGCGATCAGAGATGAAGCCAGATATGTAAGCTCTTTCAAAACTGGTGGTGTTACACAACAGCAACTCGACCAGGCAAAACTGGCTACAAGAAATGCAAAACTAAGACTACAAGGTTCTGCAAGAAGAGTAAGTGATGCGAATATCAAATCTCCGATTGATGGTATAGTGAATAAGAAATACATTGAGACCGGTGCTTTCGTTACAGCACAGGGTACGCAGTTGTTTGAACTGGTTGACGTTTCAAAGTTAAAATTGAAAGTGAATGTAAACGAAGGACAGGTTGCTAACCTTAAAGTAGGTGAAACCGTACAAATTAAATCAAATGTATTCCCTTCTGATAACTTCTCAGGTAAAATTACTTTCATCGCTGCTAAAGCAGATGAAACGTTAAATTTCCCTATTGAAATTGAAGTGGACAATAACCACAAAAACACTATCAAAGCAGGGATGTACGGAACTGCCATTTTCAAGTTCCCGGCTCAGGTGGCAACCATTACTATTCCCCGCGGTTCATTTGTGGGTAGTGTAAGCAGTAACGAAGTTTTCGTTCTTGGGGAAGGAAATACAGCAAAACAACGTAAAGTAGTTGCAGGCAGAATTATTGGTGATCAGGTAGAAATTCTTGATGGCCTGAAAGAAGGTGAAACAGTAATCATCAGCGGACAGATCAATTTAGTTGATGGCAGCCCTGTTGCAATTATAAAATAA
- a CDS encoding NAD(P)H-dependent flavin oxidoreductase has protein sequence MMWHKTKISELFGIKYPILSGPMGGGFSTPELLAAVSNAGGLGSFGAYTLDPDQILAAAQLIKTKTDKPYNINLWVSDVDASLIDYSATQIEEVKQLFKPYFDELSIPLPDLDVNIPSRFLHQIEAIFEIKPAVFSFIFGIPPKEILDECRRMGIKTVGAATTIDEALVLEAAKVDAIVAAGFEAGGHRPSFLCPAQDSLTGTFTLIQQLKASVKTPVIAAGGIADAKGIAAALTLGADAVQLGTVFLATDESNATPVHKAKLFSEESNYTVLSKSLTGRMGRLIRNRISDEIKQETEVLPFPLQSRLIGQLKIAALAQGKTELVNFWSGQNTVTLKHTKASDLMQALLTETSKLYP, from the coding sequence ATGATGTGGCATAAAACTAAAATCAGCGAATTATTTGGCATTAAATATCCCATACTTTCAGGTCCAATGGGCGGTGGATTCTCTACTCCGGAACTTTTGGCCGCCGTATCCAATGCAGGTGGACTGGGAAGCTTTGGTGCCTATACGCTTGATCCCGATCAAATACTTGCAGCAGCTCAGCTTATCAAAACTAAAACAGATAAACCTTATAATATTAACCTGTGGGTATCGGATGTTGACGCTTCCTTGATTGATTATTCTGCAACACAGATTGAAGAAGTAAAGCAATTATTTAAACCTTATTTCGATGAGCTCAGCATCCCGCTTCCTGATCTGGATGTAAATATCCCTTCCAGGTTTCTCCATCAGATTGAAGCAATCTTCGAGATCAAACCAGCAGTATTTAGTTTTATATTTGGTATTCCACCAAAAGAGATACTTGACGAATGTCGGAGAATGGGCATTAAAACCGTAGGTGCAGCGACAACAATAGACGAAGCCTTAGTCCTTGAAGCAGCAAAAGTTGACGCTATAGTCGCCGCCGGATTTGAAGCCGGAGGACACCGCCCTTCTTTCCTCTGCCCGGCACAGGATTCATTAACAGGAACCTTTACCCTTATTCAACAGTTGAAAGCCAGTGTAAAGACACCGGTTATTGCAGCAGGCGGTATTGCTGATGCTAAAGGGATCGCTGCTGCGTTGACATTAGGTGCTGACGCGGTTCAGTTAGGTACAGTATTTTTGGCTACAGACGAATCAAATGCGACACCTGTTCACAAAGCGAAGTTATTTTCTGAGGAATCCAACTATACTGTACTTTCCAAATCATTAACCGGCAGAATGGGCAGATTGATCCGGAACCGCATTTCGGATGAAATTAAACAGGAAACTGAGGTTCTTCCATTTCCATTGCAAAGCCGCCTGATCGGTCAATTAAAAATAGCTGCACTTGCCCAGGGAAAAACTGAGCTGGTTAACTTTTGGTCAGGCCAGAATACAGTGACTTTAAAACATACGAAGGCGTCTGATTTAATGCAGGCACTCCTCACAGAGACATCAAAACTTTATCCTTAA
- a CDS encoding TetR/AcrR family transcriptional regulator yields MENQDRKRLLIIDAALKRFAHYGLAKTTMTEIAKDIAFSKALLYYYFPDKLSLYVSVIEHMMHTISRDLIKSVEKTSTATEGILMLLQKRQAFTQKYYNLLEYTQMIGPELPEALYEKFQRARAFELKIITGLLTKGDTSGEFSIKDIPFTTEIFVEAVSGIHFNILNRARNIFPGKEQFKLIFLKEKRFAEIFLAGLKPAA; encoded by the coding sequence ATGGAAAATCAAGATAGAAAAAGACTTTTAATTATAGACGCTGCACTAAAGAGATTTGCACACTACGGACTCGCAAAAACTACGATGACTGAAATCGCAAAAGATATTGCTTTTTCAAAAGCGTTACTCTATTATTATTTCCCCGACAAATTGAGCTTGTATGTCAGTGTAATTGAACATATGATGCATACCATCAGCAGAGACCTCATTAAGTCCGTAGAGAAGACCTCTACCGCTACAGAAGGTATCCTGATGCTGTTACAGAAAAGACAGGCATTTACACAAAAATACTATAACCTGCTTGAATACACACAAATGATTGGTCCGGAACTTCCGGAAGCACTTTATGAAAAATTTCAGCGCGCCAGGGCATTCGAACTTAAAATCATTACTGGATTATTAACTAAAGGTGATACATCCGGAGAATTCTCCATCAAGGATATTCCTTTCACCACTGAAATTTTTGTGGAAGCCGTGTCTGGCATCCACTTCAATATACTTAACCGTGCACGGAACATTTTTCCTGGAAAAGAACAATTTAAACTTATCTTTTTGAAAGAAAAAAGATTCGCTGAAATATTTCTGGCGGGTCTAAAGCCTGCGGCCTAA
- a CDS encoding PfkB family carbohydrate kinase, with the protein MSLIIIGTVAFDAIETPFGKTDKIVGGAATYASLAASYFYNKVKIVGVVGDDFHQEDISTFTKHGIDTEGLQIKEGEKSFFWSGKYHNDMNSRDTLITELNVLADFDPIIPESYQDCEYLMLGNLTPQVQQTVIKRLKNRPKLIVLDTMNFWMDIALNDLLDTLKMIDVLTINDEEARQLSGEYSLVKAAKKILEMGPKYLIIKKGEHGALLFHEDKVFSTPALPLAEVFDPTGAGDTFAGGFIGYLAKVGTINFDTMKNAIIYGSALASFCVEKFGTEKIVNLTEAEVAGRIQEFVNLSAFTLTEA; encoded by the coding sequence ATGAGCCTGATAATCATAGGGACTGTAGCATTCGATGCAATTGAAACTCCCTTCGGAAAGACCGATAAAATAGTAGGAGGAGCTGCAACTTACGCAAGTTTGGCTGCTTCTTACTTCTACAATAAGGTGAAAATCGTCGGAGTTGTAGGTGATGACTTCCACCAGGAAGACATTAGTACCTTCACAAAACATGGTATTGATACTGAAGGACTGCAAATAAAAGAAGGTGAAAAATCATTTTTCTGGTCAGGAAAGTACCACAATGACATGAACAGCAGAGATACTTTAATTACTGAACTGAATGTTTTGGCGGATTTTGACCCGATTATCCCTGAGAGCTACCAGGACTGCGAATACCTGATGTTAGGTAATCTTACCCCACAAGTACAGCAAACAGTCATCAAACGTCTTAAAAACAGGCCTAAACTAATCGTTTTAGATACGATGAACTTCTGGATGGACATTGCATTGAATGATTTGCTGGATACGCTTAAAATGATTGATGTATTAACGATCAATGATGAAGAAGCACGTCAGCTTTCAGGCGAATATTCATTAGTTAAAGCAGCGAAGAAAATTCTGGAGATGGGCCCAAAATACCTGATCATTAAAAAAGGTGAACATGGTGCATTACTTTTCCACGAAGATAAAGTATTCTCTACTCCTGCCCTTCCTCTTGCAGAAGTTTTCGATCCAACTGGTGCAGGTGATACTTTTGCTGGTGGCTTTATTGGTTATTTAGCGAAAGTTGGAACAATCAACTTCGATACAATGAAAAATGCAATCATTTATGGTTCTGCCTTAGCATCTTTCTGTGTAGAGAAATTCGGTACAGAAAAAATCGTCAACCTTACAGAAGCAGAAGTTGCCGGCCGTATACAAGAATTTGTAAACCTGAGCGCTTTCACACTGACTGAAGCTTAA
- a CDS encoding cytochrome b5 domain-containing protein, with protein MELPEFTKQQLALRNGQDKPQIWVAYLGLIYDVGESRLWKNGKHYEHWAGQDLTDELADAPHSETVFEKFTAIGKLKSY; from the coding sequence ATGGAGCTGCCAGAATTCACTAAACAACAATTGGCGTTGAGAAATGGACAGGACAAGCCGCAAATATGGGTGGCTTACCTTGGGTTGATCTATGACGTTGGGGAAAGCCGGCTGTGGAAAAATGGAAAGCATTATGAGCATTGGGCCGGACAGGATCTAACTGATGAATTAGCAGATGCACCACATTCAGAAACTGTATTTGAAAAGTTTACCGCAATTGGTAAACTGAAAAGTTACTAA
- a CDS encoding lycopene cyclase domain-containing protein codes for MNYTYLLINLALLLLPVLLFSIRQLNFTDNSKFIILAVLISVFAFSIPTEFMTQLKVIVFNPPYLSGMTLWQLPVEELLLLFLLPLSGIAVYLFLNHRFPDNGPEKYSLAFSNIMLGVCIAMLYFGHQKLYTLFTFSILFVFILYIEYVNSIRFMYRFYRAFLVTLIPFYIVYGVLANLPVLQYNSAETLNFNQFNIPFETPFYFMGMLLLSIYLFEFFKLRSRR; via the coding sequence ATGAACTATACTTATTTATTGATTAACCTGGCACTTTTGTTATTGCCGGTTTTACTATTTTCTATCCGGCAACTGAACTTTACTGACAATAGTAAATTCATAATTCTTGCTGTTTTAATCAGCGTTTTTGCTTTCTCTATTCCTACGGAATTTATGACGCAATTAAAAGTGATTGTATTTAATCCGCCTTACCTGAGTGGAATGACTTTATGGCAATTACCAGTGGAAGAGTTGCTGTTGTTGTTTCTTTTACCTTTAAGCGGGATAGCGGTTTACCTGTTCCTTAATCATCGTTTTCCAGACAATGGTCCTGAAAAATATAGCCTGGCTTTTAGCAACATTATGTTGGGTGTATGTATTGCTATGCTCTATTTTGGCCATCAAAAGTTATATACACTTTTTACATTTTCGATTCTGTTTGTATTTATCCTTTATATCGAATATGTGAATAGCATCAGATTTATGTACCGTTTTTACCGCGCATTCCTGGTGACCTTAATCCCATTTTATATCGTATATGGTGTGCTGGCTAATTTGCCTGTTTTACAATATAACAGCGCTGAAACATTGAACTTTAATCAGTTTAATATTCCTTTTGAAACTCCTTTTTATTTTATGGGGATGTTATTGCTGAGTATTTATCTTTTTGAGTTTTTTAAATTAAGATCACGTCGTTAA
- a CDS encoding RNA polymerase sigma factor, producing the protein MTKNEFNLQLHNHSVSLQSFALNFTKDIEDANDLVQDTMLKAVTYYSKFKEGTNLKGWLFTIMKNTFINNYRRLVKTNALITKSEDISSANLHYSATKNTIDSKFIIGDINKALATLQPEYYVPFIKYFEGYKYHEIADMLEIPIGTVKTRIHVARQILKKYLKTYSKEILGTEIV; encoded by the coding sequence ATGACAAAAAATGAATTCAACCTTCAGCTTCACAACCACTCGGTTTCCTTGCAGTCATTCGCTTTAAATTTTACTAAAGATATTGAAGATGCAAACGACTTAGTTCAGGATACTATGCTGAAAGCGGTTACCTATTACAGTAAGTTTAAAGAAGGAACAAATTTGAAAGGGTGGTTATTCACCATCATGAAAAATACCTTTATTAACAATTACAGACGTTTGGTTAAAACAAATGCATTAATTACTAAATCTGAGGATATTTCATCTGCAAATTTGCATTATAGTGCCACTAAAAATACAATAGATAGTAAGTTTATTATTGGTGATATTAATAAGGCTTTAGCTACTTTACAGCCTGAATACTATGTGCCTTTCATTAAATATTTTGAAGGCTATAAATATCATGAGATTGCAGATATGCTTGAAATTCCAATCGGTACAGTAAAAACAAGAATCCACGTAGCCCGTCAGATCTTGAAAAAGTACCTTAAAACATATTCAAAAGAGATTTTGGGAACAGAAATCGTTTAG
- a CDS encoding cupin domain-containing protein, translating into MEIKSYIDKGNLEQYCFELNNAELGNEIAALRPAHSEIGQELNQIELTIEKLAQSHAIIPSPQLKNRIMAALGIAEDKIDLDNLPPTSKYSNYESWLKAVEHLIPAEPFDDFFAHPLQQNEQIAQTLVITKLNVPEEVHEVVAESFFILKGTCTCTVGKEVFTLNAGDYLAIPLHTNHDIRIDSPYVIAILQHQFS; encoded by the coding sequence ATGGAAATTAAATCCTATATCGATAAGGGTAACCTGGAACAATACTGTTTTGAGTTAAACAATGCGGAACTTGGAAACGAGATTGCTGCGTTGCGTCCGGCTCATTCCGAAATCGGACAGGAACTCAACCAGATTGAGCTGACCATTGAAAAACTGGCGCAAAGCCACGCTATTATACCAAGTCCACAACTTAAAAACAGGATCATGGCCGCCCTTGGCATTGCCGAAGATAAAATTGACTTGGATAATCTGCCACCGACCAGTAAATATTCAAATTATGAAAGTTGGTTGAAAGCGGTGGAACACTTGATTCCCGCTGAGCCTTTTGATGATTTTTTCGCCCACCCGTTACAGCAAAATGAACAGATTGCACAAACACTGGTTATCACCAAATTGAACGTACCGGAAGAAGTTCACGAAGTCGTAGCTGAAAGTTTCTTTATTCTGAAAGGCACATGTACCTGTACCGTAGGTAAAGAGGTTTTTACGCTGAATGCCGGAGATTATTTAGCTATTCCATTGCACACCAACCATGATATCAGGATCGATTCCCCTTATGTGATCGCTATATTGCAACACCAATTCTCGTGA
- the murB gene encoding UDP-N-acetylmuramate dehydrogenase, with the protein MLVLQENISLKPYNTFGIDVKARFFVEIFTENDLVELRNHPVFKANKLLVLGGGSNVLFTEDYAGLVLKVSIPDIIAEVTDSQVFVTAGAGVIWNDLVNYCVENGFAGMENLSLIPGTVGASPVQNIGAYGVELKDVFESCEAFELSTGELKNFEYDDCHFAYRDSVFKNELKGQYIITRVNFRLFTRIRINSQYGAIQSLLAERRITHPTITDISKIVAEIRVSKLPDPSTIGNAGSFFKNPIIERSKFEGLKHDFPAMISYPVGQDKVKLAAGWLIEQCGFKGITEGHTGTWKNQALVLVNHGGATGKEVYSFSEKIIDTVCSKFDVKLEREVNIL; encoded by the coding sequence ATGCTTGTATTACAAGAAAATATATCCCTTAAACCTTACAATACTTTTGGTATTGATGTCAAAGCGCGCTTCTTTGTTGAAATCTTTACTGAAAACGACCTGGTAGAACTAAGGAATCATCCGGTATTCAAAGCCAATAAATTGCTGGTACTTGGAGGGGGGAGTAATGTGCTTTTTACTGAAGACTATGCTGGTCTGGTGTTGAAGGTCAGTATTCCTGATATTATTGCCGAAGTTACAGATAGTCAGGTTTTTGTTACTGCTGGAGCAGGTGTAATATGGAATGATCTGGTGAACTATTGCGTAGAGAATGGTTTTGCAGGAATGGAAAATTTAAGTCTTATTCCAGGGACTGTAGGTGCGTCTCCGGTCCAGAATATAGGTGCCTATGGAGTAGAACTTAAAGATGTATTTGAATCTTGTGAGGCATTTGAACTGTCTACAGGTGAGCTTAAGAATTTTGAGTATGATGATTGCCATTTCGCTTACAGAGACAGTGTTTTTAAAAATGAATTAAAAGGTCAATATATTATTACGCGTGTCAATTTCAGACTATTTACCCGTATCAGAATCAATTCTCAGTATGGTGCTATACAATCGCTGCTTGCTGAAAGAAGAATTACACATCCTACAATCACAGATATTTCAAAGATTGTTGCAGAGATCAGAGTAAGTAAATTGCCAGATCCGTCAACCATCGGTAATGCGGGAAGTTTCTTTAAGAACCCTATAATTGAACGTTCGAAATTTGAAGGGTTAAAACATGATTTTCCTGCAATGATCAGTTACCCGGTTGGCCAGGATAAAGTTAAACTTGCAGCAGGCTGGCTTATCGAGCAGTGTGGTTTTAAAGGAATTACTGAAGGCCATACTGGAACCTGGAAAAATCAGGCATTAGTGCTGGTTAACCATGGTGGTGCAACTGGTAAGGAAGTGTATAGTTTTTCAGAAAAAATTATAGACACTGTATGTTCTAAATTTGATGTAAAACTGGAACGGGAAGTGAATATCCTGTAA
- a CDS encoding TolC family protein has translation MTKRVKSIPILMLCLLFANLVNAQERLTLRDALNFAIENNTNVRKAKLDIDGGRYKTQEVRAQALPQISANAGLTYNPIIGQLVFGDQAFTLGRKWNSNAGIQLSQQLFNQQVFTGLQASKTSEKYYNLNANLTEEQIIELVANNYYQVLVSRQQLNVIDTNIKNVKVVEKIIANQYQNGLAKKIDVDRIKVNLTNLETQREQTINAVVQLENQLKYSMGMPVSAAINLPPDEFSKVETLPVMADSVDLENRTEIRLLNVQKDLLGLQRKAYVAEYYPQLSLTANLSKTGQSDKFDLFNRHGSAFYYDASAIGLALKIPIFSGFATRSKIRQADVNLRKNDEDIRDTKNTLNLAYENAKIQLKNNINTIKAQRQNVLLAQEIYNSTQNNYNNGLAALTDLLDTENALTSAQNSYTQALLNYKIAEIQLIKSNGNIKSLLK, from the coding sequence ATGACTAAAAGAGTAAAATCAATTCCCATCTTAATGCTCTGTCTGCTGTTTGCCAACCTGGTGAATGCGCAGGAACGGCTTACGCTGAGAGATGCGCTTAATTTTGCCATCGAAAACAATACAAATGTGCGTAAAGCAAAACTGGATATCGATGGTGGCAGATACAAAACACAGGAAGTAAGAGCACAAGCACTGCCACAAATTTCTGCAAATGCCGGATTAACCTATAACCCGATAATCGGACAGCTTGTTTTTGGTGATCAGGCGTTTACTTTAGGAAGAAAGTGGAATTCCAATGCAGGCATACAGCTAAGTCAGCAATTATTCAATCAACAGGTTTTCACTGGCCTGCAAGCTTCAAAGACCAGTGAAAAGTACTACAATCTGAATGCAAATCTAACTGAAGAACAAATTATTGAACTGGTAGCCAATAACTATTACCAGGTTTTAGTGAGCAGACAACAGTTAAATGTGATAGACACTAACATCAAAAATGTTAAAGTTGTAGAGAAAATTATTGCGAATCAATATCAGAACGGCTTAGCTAAGAAAATCGATGTGGACCGGATCAAAGTTAATTTAACTAATCTGGAGACACAACGTGAGCAAACCATTAATGCAGTAGTACAATTAGAAAACCAATTGAAATACTCCATGGGTATGCCTGTTTCGGCTGCAATCAATTTGCCACCTGATGAATTTAGTAAAGTAGAAACGCTACCAGTAATGGCAGACAGTGTTGACCTTGAAAACAGAACAGAAATCAGATTATTGAATGTTCAGAAAGATCTATTAGGCCTGCAGCGTAAAGCTTATGTTGCTGAGTATTATCCGCAACTTTCTTTGACAGCTAACTTATCAAAAACCGGTCAAAGTGATAAATTCGACTTATTCAACAGGCATGGAAGTGCTTTTTACTATGATGCTTCTGCTATAGGATTAGCTTTAAAAATACCAATATTCAGTGGTTTTGCTACACGCTCAAAAATCCGTCAGGCCGATGTAAATCTCAGGAAAAACGACGAGGATATCAGAGACACTAAAAACACGTTGAACCTTGCGTATGAAAATGCAAAGATTCAATTGAAAAACAATATTAATACGATTAAAGCACAACGCCAGAATGTACTGCTGGCACAGGAAATTTATAACAGCACGCAAAACAATTACAATAACGGACTTGCTGCATTAACTGATCTTCTGGATACCGAAAATGCCTTAACGTCTGCACAAAACAGCTATACTCAGGCATTACTGAACTATAAAATTGCCGAAATCCAACTAATCAAATCAAACGGAAATATAAAATCACTATTAAAATGA
- a CDS encoding TetR/AcrR family transcriptional regulator, whose protein sequence is MAETDKKRELIIEGAIKRFIHFGINKTTMNEIAEDLSVSKPSLYYYFPDKTSLILGVVERIFKDYFDVLYADLKQSSNIETTLLNIVEIKHRFFLRYYMLHLSNGNPDSSLNSVELKSYLEKMLEKNVEFHKKIFEMAVENKEIAPQEDISKLAELYLSCQSGLTSLCVMHGNKELFPGKKELKIMKEKQISLSKIFIKGLKN, encoded by the coding sequence ATGGCAGAAACGGATAAAAAAAGGGAGCTAATTATAGAGGGTGCAATAAAGCGTTTTATACATTTTGGCATCAACAAAACGACAATGAATGAAATAGCAGAAGATCTATCTGTCTCTAAGCCTTCATTGTATTATTATTTTCCAGATAAAACCAGTTTGATTCTCGGTGTAGTTGAACGGATTTTCAAAGATTATTTCGATGTTTTATATGCCGATTTAAAACAATCATCCAACATTGAAACTACATTGTTGAACATTGTAGAAATCAAACACCGCTTTTTCCTGCGCTATTATATGCTGCATTTATCTAATGGAAATCCAGATTCTTCACTGAACTCAGTTGAATTAAAATCATATTTAGAAAAAATGTTAGAGAAAAATGTTGAGTTTCACAAAAAAATATTTGAAATGGCTGTAGAAAATAAAGAAATCGCTCCGCAAGAAGATATCTCTAAACTAGCCGAATTATACTTATCATGCCAATCTGGTTTGACTTCTTTATGTGTCATGCATGGAAATAAAGAACTTTTCCCGGGAAAAAAGGAATTAAAAATTATGAAGGAAAAACAAATAAGTCTCTCTAAAATATTCATCAAAGGATTAAAAAACTAA
- a CDS encoding AAA family ATPase, translated as MEKLIGRKAEINILKEALTSNEAELVAVYGRRRVGKTFLIGQVYSRNLICEFSGVHNAPVHEQLDNFRNVIAQALNSPIPPAIPKNWTEAFRLLINFSGPLLKKQKAVIFFDEFPWLSSPKSGFLSAFEYFWNSWGSKQENLIVAICGSAASWMIKNIVNNKGGLHNRITRRMRLLPFTLYETSAYLKTKSVNLDQYQILQVYMALGGIPHYLKEIKKGESATQIIDKLCFTKDGLLVNEFKNLYSSLFEMADRHIGVVKALAAKSSGLTRNEIISECGLVSGGGTTKLLDELMESGFVSIYLPFQRNVKKSIYKLADEYSLFYLKFIEHSRTTGQGTWMKKASSQSWKSWSGIAFESICLKHTVQIKQAIGISGIYTEESAWRFAPGKLGQGAQVDLLLDRQDVCISICEIKFSNEEYAISKSYAAELQDKLNIFKAETKTKKTLFLTMVTTYGTKDNIYKTGLVQNEVTMDDLFKA; from the coding sequence ATGGAAAAGCTTATTGGCAGGAAAGCGGAAATAAATATCTTAAAAGAAGCACTAACCTCTAACGAAGCCGAACTCGTTGCGGTTTATGGACGAAGAAGAGTAGGCAAGACATTTCTAATCGGCCAGGTTTATAGCCGGAATTTAATTTGTGAGTTTTCAGGTGTACATAATGCCCCTGTGCACGAGCAATTGGATAATTTTAGAAATGTTATCGCACAGGCATTGAATTCACCAATTCCTCCGGCAATTCCTAAAAACTGGACTGAGGCATTCAGGTTGTTAATCAATTTCTCCGGGCCTTTGCTAAAAAAACAAAAAGCGGTTATTTTCTTTGATGAATTTCCATGGCTGAGTTCACCCAAATCTGGATTTCTATCAGCCTTTGAGTATTTTTGGAATTCATGGGGTTCAAAACAAGAAAATCTAATTGTTGCGATATGCGGTTCTGCAGCCTCATGGATGATCAAAAATATTGTAAATAATAAAGGTGGATTACATAATAGGATCACTCGAAGAATGCGCCTGCTTCCTTTCACGCTCTATGAAACTTCCGCTTATCTCAAAACCAAGTCGGTAAACCTGGATCAATATCAAATATTACAAGTTTATATGGCATTGGGAGGAATACCACATTATCTAAAAGAGATAAAAAAGGGGGAAAGTGCCACTCAAATTATTGATAAGTTGTGCTTCACTAAGGATGGGTTATTGGTTAATGAATTTAAAAATCTTTATAGCTCTTTGTTCGAAATGGCTGATAGACATATTGGAGTAGTCAAAGCACTTGCTGCAAAGTCTTCTGGATTAACTCGAAATGAAATCATCTCGGAATGCGGGTTAGTTAGTGGTGGCGGGACGACCAAATTATTGGACGAGTTGATGGAATCCGGCTTTGTAAGCATTTATCTTCCATTTCAAAGAAACGTTAAGAAATCAATATATAAACTCGCTGATGAATATAGTTTGTTTTACCTAAAATTTATTGAGCATTCCAGGACAACAGGTCAGGGAACATGGATGAAGAAGGCGAGCTCACAATCATGGAAAAGTTGGAGCGGAATAGCTTTTGAAAGTATTTGCCTAAAGCATACTGTCCAGATCAAGCAAGCCATCGGAATCTCGGGCATCTATACAGAAGAATCAGCCTGGAGGTTTGCGCCAGGTAAATTAGGTCAGGGAGCCCAGGTTGATCTGCTTTTAGATAGGCAAGATGTATGTATAAGCATTTGCGAAATTAAATTTTCCAACGAAGAATATGCAATTAGCAAGTCCTATGCCGCCGAACTCCAGGACAAATTGAATATTTTTAAAGCGGAAACAAAAACAAAGAAGACCTTATTCCTGACAATGGTCACGACCTATGGTACGAAGGATAACATATATAAAACTGGGTTAGTCCAAAACGAGGTGACTATGGACGATTTGTTCAAAGCATAG